CACTGAATTTTGGGGATACTACATCTAATAATCGTGGTTCTGCTTCACTCGTAGATGCCGATCTAAATGTTTATTTTGCAGGAACCATTTCTAATGGATTAATGGAAAGTGACGATGTTGCTCTATATAAGTTCGGAATGGATGGAAACATTATTTGGAATTACAATTATGGAAATGAGGAAAGTGAGTTTGTAAATAATATGGTGTTTACGATCGATAGTTTTTTAATCATTTGTGGAGATGTTCGTGATGTGGAAACAAGTGATCTCGATGGATTTATTATGAAATTTGACAGATCAGGAACTTTGATCTTTTATCAAACTTATGGTTCTGATTCTACCATTGAGGATTTTTATGGTATAACAATTCTTCAAGATGGGAATATTGCGATAACCGGATTTATTACCTCAACAGTAGGAACCGGAAACGATGTCTTGTTTGTTGAATATTCTACAGATGGTAATGTATTAAATGAGTTTGTTTTTGGTTCAAACATGAATGATGTTGGAATGGGAATTGCTGAAACGGAAGAGGGTGACATTATAATCAGCGGCGACCGTGCAACTACTGGATTATATTATAATGCATTTATTGCAAAAATTAATAACTCCAATGAAATCGTGTGGGATCACTTTGTAAGTTTGCCGGTAAACAGCGGATGTAAAACATTACAAAAAACATTAGCGGGAGATTTTATTTTATGTGGAGAAACAGCATCAGAGATCTCGCCATTGTTTGATATTTTGCTCGTTACTTTTGATAGTGATGGAACTATTATCCTCCTCAATACCATTCCCGGAATAGGGGTGGAGGCTGCATACGATATTACTGAGGCTCAATCCGGAGAATATTTCCTTACAGGCTTTGGAT
The genomic region above belongs to Bacteroidota bacterium and contains:
- a CDS encoding T9SS type A sorting domain-containing protein, with translation MRFYFIILLLTSFSASLKAQITYSTLNFGDTTSNNRGSASLVDADLNVYFAGTISNGLMESDDVALYKFGMDGNIIWNYNYGNEESEFVNNMVFTIDSFLIICGDVRDVETSDLDGFIMKFDRSGTLIFYQTYGSDSTIEDFYGITILQDGNIAITGFITSTVGTGNDVLFVEYSTDGNVLNEFVFGSNMNDVGMGIAETEEGDIIISGDRATTGLYYNAFIAKINNSNEIVWDHFVSLPVNSGCKTLQKTLAGDFILCGETASEISPLFDILLVTFDSDGTIILLNTIPGIGVEAAYDITEAQSGEYFLTGFGYNPSTENNDIIVVYVDNTLTEIERKYFGGTGADLGYDIKTDGFGNFWVSGFTAVGDNVMFTLIYDGFDLITEIKTDEFLKMNIDVYPNPAQGYIIIQSKVILDKFEIVDIYGRILYAETYPQLKNKIALSPNFKNGLLLIKMYQGNEVYTKKIIAG